The Mycolicibacterium mucogenicum DSM 44124 genomic sequence AGGTGGCGATATGTTGCATGGCACACCTGCCGCGCTCTACGGTTTGCGCGCGGGAGGTTCCCGTGAGACAGGAGGCGTCCGTGGTGCGCGCGGGAAAGCTGCGGGCTGCGCTGGCAGCGGGTGCGGCGGCGTGCACGGCCGCCACGTTGGTCTCCGCCTGCGGTTCCGGTGCGGGCGGCACCGTCGTCAGCGTGTACACGTCGGCCAATGAGAAGGCGACGTTCTCGGCCCTCGCCAGGCGGTGCAACGCCGAACTCGGCGGCCGTTTCAGCATCAAGCAGGTCAGTCTGCCCAAGGGCGCCGACGATCAGCGGCTGCAACTGGCGCGCCGGCTGACCGGCAACGACAAGAACCTCGACATCATGGGCCTGGACGTCGTGTGGACCGCCGAGTTCGCCGAGGCCGGCTGGGCCGTGCCGCTGTCCGACGACCCGGCCGGTAAAGCGGAAGCCGACGCCGCCGACGACACCTTGCCCGGACCGCTGAAGACCGCGCAGTGGCAGGGCCGGCTGTTCGCCGCGCCGATCACGACCAACACCCAAATGCTCTGGTACCGGGCCGATCTGATGCCCGAAGCGCCGGCCACCTGGGATGACATGGTCGCCCAGGCGACACGGCTGCATGCCGCCGGGGGACCCAGCTGGATCGCCGTGCAGGCCAAGCAGTACGAGGGCCTGGTGGTCTGGTTCAACACCTTGCTGACCAGTGCCGGCGGCAGCGTGCTGTCCGACGACGGCAAGACCGTCACCCTGACCGACACCCCTGAGCACCGCGCCGCGACCATCAAGGCGCTGCAGGTCATCAAGTCGGTGGCCACCGCACCCGGCGCCGACCCGTCGATCACTCAGACCGACGAGGGGACGGCGCGGCTCGCGCTCGAGCAGGGCAAGGCCGCGCTCGAGGTGAACTGGCCGTTCGTGCTGCCGTCGCTGCTGGAGAACGCGGTCAAGGGTGGGGTGCCGTTCCTGCCGCTCGATCAGCACGCGGAGCTCAAGAGCGCCATCAACGACGTCGGCACCTTTGCGCCCGACGATGCGCAGT encodes the following:
- a CDS encoding ABC transporter substrate-binding protein; the protein is MVRAGKLRAALAAGAAACTAATLVSACGSGAGGTVVSVYTSANEKATFSALARRCNAELGGRFSIKQVSLPKGADDQRLQLARRLTGNDKNLDIMGLDVVWTAEFAEAGWAVPLSDDPAGKAEADAADDTLPGPLKTAQWQGRLFAAPITTNTQMLWYRADLMPEAPATWDDMVAQATRLHAAGGPSWIAVQAKQYEGLVVWFNTLLTSAGGSVLSDDGKTVTLTDTPEHRAATIKALQVIKSVATAPGADPSITQTDEGTARLALEQGKAALEVNWPFVLPSLLENAVKGGVPFLPLDQHAELKSAINDVGTFAPDDAQFTTAYDESKKVFGFADYPAVQPGVPAKVTIGGLNLAVSKTSTHKAEAFEAIRCMRSATNQQFTSVEGGLPAVRASLYDDAKFQAKYPQYAVIRRQLADAAVRPATPQYQAVSTRISATLAPITKIDPERTADKLASEVQQAIDGKGLIP